The following coding sequences lie in one Arachis hypogaea cultivar Tifrunner chromosome 4, arahy.Tifrunner.gnm2.J5K5, whole genome shotgun sequence genomic window:
- the LOC112794726 gene encoding uncharacterized protein, producing the protein MSVPDEVKKEMFDIVIGLQKNLVKKTRDFEKKIQSKDEGVEEEGDALVGEKRKGKEIETPASLFKKRGVRTQTTINSIFKKGLREEACDKIASFIYNNVIPFNVARSEEYHSMFEKVACHELGFKPPSYDELSGKLLKKKVESTKLTLEEHKVEWKKSGRTIMTDGWTDKRRITILNFVVNSPKGTVFLKSINASDICKTTEKIFKIIDEVVEEVGEENVVQVVTDNAANYKKAGQMLMEKRKNLYWTPCTSHCIDLMLEDFEKKLALQKDTIAKGRRLTTYIYSRTSLISLLQQHTKGRDLVRPDSEGKPAMGYMYSEIDRAKEKIKDAFQSVEASPNFKVEYDVKKGLYDCLDILVGDHALITIIDSQLEDFKSKAKFFGRDVAKNALKTKTPSQWWDSYGDEHPELQKFAIRVLSLTCSSSGCERNLSAFEMVHTKRRNRLKTSIMSDVVFVITNSRLARKKPSRNTADYSLEDLDSNEEWIVEDENMMENLEEFDTQNDVNLASQKDGGKDESPLIDLEIPLLDDDAFNELLNFPPNGNQNVGEHNDYDINELF; encoded by the exons ATGAGTGTTCCTGATGAGGTTAAAAAGGAGATGTTTGATATTGTTATTGGATTGCAAAAAAATTTGGTTAAGAAGACAAGAGACTTTGAGAAAAAGATACAAAGTAAAGatgaaggagtagaagaagaaggggatgCTTTAGTTGGtgagaaaagaaagggaaaagaaataGAGACACCAGCAAGTCTCTTTAAGAAAAGGGGTGTGAGAACTCAAACAACAATCAACTCTATTTTTAAGAAGGGTCTAAGGGAAGAGGCGTGTGATAAAATTGCTTCGTTCATCTACAATAATGTTATTCCCTTTAATGTTGCAAGATCTGAAGAATATCATAGCATGTTTGAGAAGGTTGCCTGCCATGAATTAGGATTCAAGCCACCCTCTTATGATGAGTTAAGTggaaaattattgaagaagaaggtaGAGTCAACCAAACTAACATTAGAAGAACATAAAGTTGAATGGAAGAAAAGTGGACGCACTATTATGACAGATGGTTGGACGGATAAAAGAAGGATAACTATTCTCAACTTCGTTGTGAATAGTCCTAAGGGAACTGTTTTCTTGAAATCGATTAATGCTTCTGATATATGCAAAACAACTGAAAAGATATTCAAGATAATTGATGAAGTTGTAGAGGAAGTGGGAGAAGAGAATGTGGTTCAAGTTGTAACTGATAATGCAGCTAACTACAAAAAGGCAGGACAAATGTTGATGGAAAAGAGAAAGAATCTTTATTGGACTCCTTGTACCTCTCATTGCATTGATTTGATGCTTGAAGATTTTGAGAAGAAGCTAGCTCTTCAAAAAGACACCATTGCCAAAGGAAGAAGACTTACCACTTACATATATTCTAGGACTTCTCTAATTTCTCTTTTGCAACAACACACCAAAGGAAGAGATTTGGTGAGACCAG ATTCAGAGGGAAAACCAGCTATGGGATACATGTATTCTGAAATTGATCGTGCTAAAGAAAAGATTAAAGATGCTTTTCAAAGTGTTGAAGCAAG TCCTAATTTTAAGGTTGAGTATGATGTTAAGAAAGGACTTTATGATTGTTTGGATATACTTGTGGGAGATCATGCACTCATTACAATTATTGATAGTCAACTTGAAGATTTCAAGAGTAAGGCTAAATTTTTTGGTAGAGATGTAGCCAAGAATGCTCTCAAAACCAAAACACCTTCACAATGGTGGGATTCTTATGGGGATGAACATCCAGAACTTCAAAAGTTTGCTATTCGTGTCTTGAGCTTGACTTGTAGTTCATCGGGATGTGAGCGCAATTTGAGTGCTTTTGAGATG gTTCACACGAAAAGGAGAAATCGTTTGAAGACAAGTATAATGAGTGACGTTGTTTTTGTGATAACCAATTCAAGATTGGCAAGGAAGAAGCCATCAAGAAATACTGCTGACTATAGTCTTGAAGACTTGGATTCAAATGAAGAATGGATTGTGGAAGATGAAAATATGATGGAAAATTTGGAGGAGTTTGACACACAAAATGATGTAAACTTAGCCTCTCAAAAAGATGGAGGTAAAGATGAGAGTCCTTTgattgatttggagattcctcttcTTGATGATGATGCTTTCAATGAGCTTCTCAACTTTCCTCCTAATGGAAATCAAAATGTTGGAGAACATAATGATTATGACATTAATGAATTGttctag